A section of the Bacillus sp. HSf4 genome encodes:
- a CDS encoding VanZ family protein, whose product MKNKKLTFILFLIYVLALIWLVLFKLQFSFDQIDRVRVMNMIPLNKSDFSEVYNNIRIFVPLGIYICMLKSKWSFMKKLLSIIGFTLTFEITQFVLAIGRSDITDILANTLGGTIGIGIYELLFKILKHRTNKLINLFALVLTSCALFFIIFIFKRHS is encoded by the coding sequence TTGAAAAATAAAAAATTGACGTTCATATTATTCTTAATCTATGTATTAGCACTTATTTGGTTAGTTCTTTTTAAGTTACAGTTTTCTTTTGATCAAATAGACAGAGTGCGAGTCATGAATATGATCCCACTTAATAAGTCCGACTTTTCTGAGGTGTATAACAATATAAGGATTTTTGTACCTTTGGGTATCTATATTTGCATGTTGAAAAGTAAATGGTCTTTTATGAAAAAACTTCTTTCGATTATTGGTTTTACTCTGACATTTGAGATTACACAATTTGTTTTGGCAATCGGAAGAAGTGATATTACTGATATACTGGCCAATACACTTGGAGGTACAATCGGCATTGGTATTTATGAGCTATTATTCAAGATTCTAAAACACAGGACGAATAAATTGATAAATTTATTTGCCTTGGTGTTAACTTCTTGTGCACTATTTTTCATTATCTTTATATTTAAAAGGCACAGTTAA
- the vanY gene encoding VanY-A/VanY-F/VanY-M family D-Ala-D-Ala carboxypeptidase codes for MKKWGFLLLFLLCLGFAFINKTLFFQDKAEIQKYDQNHKDQRGTSESTQTKTISKEQIHQGNLLLINSNYPVRQKSVKSDIVNLSKHNELVKGYGLLDTNIHLSKEIAQKFSEMVNDAAKEGVSHFLINSGYRDFDEQSVLYREMGDDYALPAGFSEHNSGLALDVGSSLTKMEQSPEGKWIKENAWKYGFILRYPKDKTDVTGIQYEPWHIRYVGFPHSAIMKEKNFALEEYLDFLQEQKSITTTIDHQVYKIFYYPISQNTTIPVPANGQYEMSGNNMDGVIVTVYSGKRD; via the coding sequence ATGAAGAAGTGGGGTTTTTTATTGTTATTTTTATTGTGCTTAGGTTTTGCCTTCATTAATAAAACACTGTTTTTTCAGGATAAAGCAGAAATTCAAAAATATGATCAAAATCACAAAGATCAAAGAGGGACTTCGGAAAGCACCCAAACGAAAACGATTTCAAAAGAACAGATTCATCAAGGAAATCTGCTCCTAATCAACAGTAATTATCCTGTTCGCCAAAAAAGTGTGAAATCAGATATCGTAAATTTATCTAAGCATAATGAATTGGTAAAGGGATATGGGTTGCTTGATACGAATATTCATCTATCAAAAGAAATAGCACAAAAATTTTCAGAGATGGTCAATGATGCTGCAAAGGAAGGGGTTAGTCATTTTTTAATAAATAGTGGCTATCGTGACTTTGATGAGCAAAGTGTGCTTTACCGAGAAATGGGAGATGATTATGCCTTGCCAGCAGGTTTTAGTGAACATAATTCAGGCTTAGCCCTTGATGTAGGATCAAGCTTAACAAAAATGGAGCAATCACCTGAAGGAAAGTGGATAAAAGAAAATGCCTGGAAATACGGCTTTATATTACGCTATCCAAAGGATAAAACTGATGTTACAGGCATTCAATATGAACCATGGCATATCCGTTATGTTGGTTTCCCTCACAGCGCGATTATGAAAGAAAAGAATTTCGCTCTAGAAGAATATTTGGATTTTTTGCAGGAACAGAAGTCGATTACGACTACAATAGACCACCAAGTCTATAAAATCTTTTACTATCCCATCTCCCAAAATACAACGATCCCTGTGCCTGCGAATGGGCAGTATGAAATGTCAGGCAACAATATGGATGGCGTGATTGTGACAGTGTATTCTGGTAAGCGAGACTAA
- a CDS encoding iron chaperone has translation MEVFAEYLANIDHPQHRARTEKVLSWVTEKFPQLAPKMAWNQPMFTDHGTFIIGFSVAKHHLAVAPERAGIIHFSDEIVEAGYDHTKQLVRIKWDHPVDFSLLEKIIEFNMLDKADCSTFWRK, from the coding sequence ATGGAAGTTTTTGCAGAATATTTAGCGAATATTGATCATCCGCAGCATCGGGCCCGTACGGAAAAAGTGTTGAGCTGGGTAACTGAGAAATTTCCACAGTTAGCGCCGAAAATGGCGTGGAATCAGCCTATGTTTACCGATCACGGCACATTTATTATTGGCTTTAGCGTAGCCAAACACCATTTGGCTGTTGCCCCTGAAAGGGCAGGGATCATTCATTTTTCCGATGAAATTGTAGAGGCCGGCTATGATCATACCAAGCAGTTGGTTCGTATCAAGTGGGATCACCCGGTTGATTTCTCATTACTTGAGAAAATAATCGAGTTTAATATGTTGGATAAGGCAGACTGTTCAACTTTTTGGCGGAAATAA
- a CDS encoding VOC family protein yields MKIIITSIFVQDQDKALEFYTKTLGFVKKHDVPSGAYRWITLVSPDDQNGTELLLEPNEHPAAKDYQKKLFAEGIPVTMFGVADIRKEYERLLENGVKFTMEPTEMGEVTIAVFDDTCGNLIQIIQK; encoded by the coding sequence ATGAAAATCATTATTACTAGTATATTCGTTCAAGATCAAGACAAAGCATTGGAGTTTTATACAAAAACGCTGGGCTTTGTAAAAAAGCATGATGTTCCCAGCGGAGCATATAGGTGGATAACGCTTGTTTCTCCCGATGATCAAAACGGAACCGAGCTTTTACTCGAACCGAATGAACATCCTGCCGCCAAAGACTATCAAAAGAAGCTATTTGCCGAAGGCATCCCAGTAACAATGTTTGGCGTTGCAGATATTCGCAAAGAGTACGAACGATTATTGGAAAACGGTGTGAAGTTTACGATGGAGCCGACAGAAATGGGCGAAGTCACAATAGCTGTCTTCGATGATACATGCGGCAATCTTATTCAGATAATACAGAAGTAA
- a CDS encoding metalloregulator ArsR/SmtB family transcription factor has translation MNWNKDAIFKALGDSTRRLILDELSERNELTLYELTARLIMKHELSISRQAIAKHLSVLEDAGLVQSKRKGKYRVLIFNNEPLKNLLKGWVD, from the coding sequence ATGAATTGGAATAAAGACGCTATATTCAAAGCACTTGGCGATTCGACTCGGCGGCTTATATTAGACGAACTATCCGAACGCAACGAGCTGACGTTGTATGAGCTTACGGCACGTCTCATTATGAAGCATGAGCTTTCCATTTCGCGACAGGCGATAGCTAAACATCTTTCTGTATTGGAAGATGCAGGGCTCGTTCAATCAAAACGAAAGGGAAAATATCGAGTACTTATATTTAATAACGAGCCACTTAAAAATTTGCTGAAGGGATGGGTAGATTAA